In the Oreochromis aureus strain Israel breed Guangdong linkage group 14, ZZ_aureus, whole genome shotgun sequence genome, one interval contains:
- the six9 gene encoding SIX homeobox 9 isoform X1 has product MIFTAEQVTCVCEVLLQSGCIDRLASFLRTLPPASSSSCPEELESVLKAKAAVAFHQGRFSDLYTLLEGFLFSPRSHPLLQQLWLQAHYIEAERQRGRPLGAVGKYRVRRKFPLPNTIWDGEETSYCFKEKSRSILREWYHRKPYPSTREKRELAAATGLTAIQVSNWFKNRRQRDRIVEFTGSVKGTSSLFQTGSRGPSEQAYPSSDNDLSPPGSPQCCSEPPPPLFHPPPPPLHHTCGGHPDV; this is encoded by the exons ATGATCTTCACAGCAGAGCAGGTCACCTGCGTGTGCGAGGTCCTGCTGCAGAGCGGCTGCATAGATCGTCTCGCCAGCTTCCTCCGCACTCTTCCTCctgcttcctcctcctcgtGCCCCGAGGAGCTTGAGAGCGTGCTAAAAGCCAAAGCCGCGGTGGCCTTTCACCAAGGGCGCTTCTCAGACCTCTACACCCTGCTGGAGggcttcctcttctctccacgCAGCCACCCGCTCCTGCAGCAGCTCTGGCTGCAAGCCCACTACATAGAGGCGGAGAGGCAGAGGGGTCGACCCCTGGGAGCTGTGGGGAAGTACCGCGTGAGGAGAAAATTTCCCCTACCAAACACCATCTGGGACGGAGAGGAGACCAGTTACTGCTTCAAG GAAAAATCTCGGAGTATCCTCAGGGAGTGGTACCACCGTAAGCCGTATCCCTCCACCCGAGAAAAGCGGGAGCTAGCAGCAGCCACCGGCCTCACCGCCATCCAGGTCAGCAACTGGTTCAAGAACCGCCGGCAGAGGGACCGCATAGTGGAGTTTACCGGGTCAGTGAAGGGCACCAGCTCGCT ttttcagacagGCTCTCGAGGACCTTCAGAACAAGCCTACCCATCCTCTGACAACGACCTTTCACCTCCAGGCAGTCCTCAGTGCTGCAGTGAACCACCTCCACCCCTTTTCCATCCACCGCCTCCTCCACTGCACCACACATGTGGAGGGCATCCAGATGTTTAA
- the six9 gene encoding SIX homeobox 9 isoform X2: MIFTAEQVTCVCEVLLQSGCIDRLASFLRTLPPASSSSCPEELESVLKAKAAVAFHQGRFSDLYTLLEGFLFSPRSHPLLQQLWLQAHYIEAERQRGRPLGAVGKYRVRRKFPLPNTIWDGEETSYCFKEKSRSILREWYHRKPYPSTREKRELAAATGLTAIQVSNWFKNRRQRDRIVEFTGFQTGSRGPSEQAYPSSDNDLSPPGSPQCCSEPPPPLFHPPPPPLHHTCGGHPDV, translated from the exons ATGATCTTCACAGCAGAGCAGGTCACCTGCGTGTGCGAGGTCCTGCTGCAGAGCGGCTGCATAGATCGTCTCGCCAGCTTCCTCCGCACTCTTCCTCctgcttcctcctcctcgtGCCCCGAGGAGCTTGAGAGCGTGCTAAAAGCCAAAGCCGCGGTGGCCTTTCACCAAGGGCGCTTCTCAGACCTCTACACCCTGCTGGAGggcttcctcttctctccacgCAGCCACCCGCTCCTGCAGCAGCTCTGGCTGCAAGCCCACTACATAGAGGCGGAGAGGCAGAGGGGTCGACCCCTGGGAGCTGTGGGGAAGTACCGCGTGAGGAGAAAATTTCCCCTACCAAACACCATCTGGGACGGAGAGGAGACCAGTTACTGCTTCAAG GAAAAATCTCGGAGTATCCTCAGGGAGTGGTACCACCGTAAGCCGTATCCCTCCACCCGAGAAAAGCGGGAGCTAGCAGCAGCCACCGGCCTCACCGCCATCCAGGTCAGCAACTGGTTCAAGAACCGCCGGCAGAGGGACCGCATAGTGGAGTTTACCGG ttttcagacagGCTCTCGAGGACCTTCAGAACAAGCCTACCCATCCTCTGACAACGACCTTTCACCTCCAGGCAGTCCTCAGTGCTGCAGTGAACCACCTCCACCCCTTTTCCATCCACCGCCTCCTCCACTGCACCACACATGTGGAGGGCATCCAGATGTTTAA
- the qpctla gene encoding glutaminyl-peptide cyclotransferase-like a — MSRSGRRYKPLQQSSGGGGSLPGCDRVRMPRARVLLFCLLGVLVLAVVLGVYLSNDTVTGHVSRVPAVDLSRDRLSHKPSKSSPAQIRRLASQVDGTRLWEAHLRPILIERLPGTQGSLAVQQHITSTLSSLSASWSMDLDSFQSPTPRGQVTFTNVVATLDPSAPRRLLLACHYDSKVLPPDPRTPEKVFLGASDSAVPCAMILELATSLDAQLRSFKQQKLPVTLQLVFFDGEESFEEWTATDSLYGSRHLAERMANTPHPAASSHANMLQALDLFVLLDLLGGPDPLIANHFDNTARWFDRLIAAEKRLHRQGLLTSHPSEQTYFRKDVYLGPVQDDHIPFLHKGVPVLHVIATPFPQFWHTLEDTEENMHRPTVENLTKIMAVFVAEYLGL, encoded by the exons ATGTCCAGGTCCGGCCGGAGGTACAAGCCGCTCCAGCAGAGCAGCGGGGGCGGCGGCTCGCTGCCCGGCTGTGACCGGGTCCGGATGCCCCGGGCCCGTGTGCTGCTGTTCTGCCTCCTCGGTGTTCTGGTGCTGGCGGTGGTCCTGGGAGTGTACCTGTCCAACGACACCGTCACCGGACATGTGAGCCGCGTGCCAGCGGTGGATCTGAGCCGAGACAGG CTGTCCCACAAACCCAGTAAGTCCTCTCCAGCTCAGATCCGCCGTCTGGCCTCTCAGGTGGACGGCACTCGCCTGTGGGAGGCTCACCTGCGGCCCATCCTTATAGAGCGCCTCCCAGGCACGCAGGGCAGCCTGGCTGTACAGCAG CACATCACCTCCACCCTGTCCTCGCTGTCTGCCAGCTGGTCCATGGACCTGGACTCGTTCCAGTCCCCTACCCCTCGAGGCCAGGTCACTTTCACCAACGTCGTCGCCACTCTGGACCCTTCGGCACCTCGACGGCTGCTCCTGGCCTGCCACTATGACTCCAAGGTGTTGCCTCCAGACCCGCGAACCCCGGAGAAGGTGTTCCTGGGGGCCAGCGATTCTGCAGTGCCCTGCGCTATGATCCTGGAGCTCGCCACCTCTCTGGACGCCCAGCTTAGGTCATTCAAACAGCAG AAACTTCCCGTAACTCTCCAGCTTGTGTTTTTCGACGGCGAGGAGTCATTTGAAGAATGGACTGCCACCGACTCGCTGTACGGCTCGCGCCACCTGGCCGAGCGCATGGCCAACACGCCCCACCCCGCAGCCTCCTCGCACGCCAACATGCTTCAGGCATTG GATCTCTTCGTGCTGCTCGACCTACTCGGTGGTCCCGATCCGCTGATTGCGAATCACTTCGATAACACTGCACGCTGGTTTGACCGCCTGATTGCTGCAG aaAAGCGGCTCCATCGACAGGGTCTCCTGACGTCTCACCCCTCGGAGCAGACCTACTTCAGGAAGGATGTGTATCTCGGACCCGTGCAGGACGATCACATCCCCTTCCTTCACAAAG GCGTCCCCGTGCTGCATGTCATCGCCACTCCCTTCCCACAGTTCTGGCACACACTGGAGGACACGGAGGAGAACATGCACCGCCCGACGGTGGAGAACCTGACGAAGATCATGGCAGTGTTTGTGGCGGAGTACCTGGGCCTCTGA